The following is a genomic window from Nicotiana tabacum cultivar K326 chromosome 3, ASM71507v2, whole genome shotgun sequence.
caaatgtatcagaaatgtagccactttaggatatcctttctaaaatagagacgagcctcgccgaataaaagtgCAAAAATTGCGGCGCCCtcgataaataatcataataaatatttagaattcaggctaggccgtttagtgaatctcatggccttctcaaaaaataataacgcgttagactctttaggcgcggtttaattaaatcatattcttaaattcgggtgcacattgatgtgacccaaatccaaatctcaacgaagtcaaaatgtgttgacgactacgggtgcattgattgtgacgtggttcgagacgcattttcacgacgttgcaattctataaaaataaatgataataataaaagcggtttaaacttaataaaagcacataagtcacaacatgtatttaaatcagatatttagccattataacaatttaagcgaccgtgctagaaccacgggattcgagggtgcctaacaccttccctcgggtcaacagaattccttacttagaatttctggttcgcagacttcatttggaaaagtcgaaaatttcctcgatttgggattcaagataaaccggtgacttgggacaccaaaaccaaacctttcccaagtggcgactctgaattaaaacaataatcccatttcgaatattgtcacttaaattggaaaaactcccctcgcgcatcttacccttcggaagcgggcgcgcaaaaaggaggtgtgacaaaacaTAGAAAGAAGAGTATGAGGGGCAGCATAATAAGAACTCAAATTCTCGTCATGACCAACATGTTAAGGCATCTTTCTCAATGACCATCCTCTCCCATTAGGTAATATGTAAAACAGAGAGCGGAGGTTTTCTCCAGTCATATCTCCAGTCTCAACTCCTAAATTTGTGTGCATTTATacagaaaagagaaaaaggagatGAGTCCCCTCTCAAAGAActcctattaataaaagaaaaaaagaaagataaagagAGTTCTTATAGAACAAACTTTTTCCCCCCTCTCCCCACACTGATTCCACATGGGATAAACAGCTAATTTCACTTACCCTTAGTGAGACTCGAACCTACGACCTACTGGTTGGAGGTCAAAGAACCTACGACCTACTGGTTGGAGGTCAAAGAGGCTTACTATTAATCAAATCTCTATAATCACAGAGTAAACAATAAAAGTAGTCACTTCACCAGCTCCTTCATAATTAGATATCGGAAAGCAAAATTATGAGGAATCCACTCAATGTTCTTGCGAGAATTTTCCTGCTGAATCTTCTTAATGCTTCTTATAAGAGATTCAGGTAAACATTGCTGGATCATCTCCATCACACCAGCAGTACATAGACCACAATCCTTAGCAAAGGACTCCACAACTTTTGGCAAAACAACTTTATGATTCTTCTTCACCCCAAATGCTGCTCTAATATATTCTTCTTTTGCTGCTTCCAGCTCCTGAAACACTCTCTTAGGTGTATAGACTCTTACCTGACAATGGAGACGTTTTCACCGTGAGACAATACAATTGTTCATTAAATCCTGTTACCATTATCACATAATTCTTGATTTTACTTAAACCTTCGTGTTCCAAGGATTTGAGAGCGCTCAATTAGTGAAAATCACTAGGATGAAGAAGGGCATTTGTATGAAAACAGGAACTATTTTTCATGAACAGAAGATAGATGAATGTCAGCACATTCTAAATGCATGACAACAGGAACTATTTTTCATGTACAGAAGATAGATGAATGTCAGCACATTCTATTCGGTTATTGGATAGAAACTGATGTAAATTTCTAGCCTTTCAAAAAGAAACTACAGTCTGtaaaatgccacgtaaattcagtttttattggATATAAGAAATAATGATCATCGCAAACATTAAGGAGAAAGGAAGATGATGGACAATACCGCAGGATCTGAATGATTGCCCGAGCAGAGTGCAAAGTGCAGAAGGGGTTCTGGATGTTCAATAGCATAGGCTTGTATTTCATCGCCTACCTTAAGCTTTCCTCTAGAAGAAAGCAACAAGCGAAGCCACTGCATCAAGATTAAGCTTTATCAGCTATACAAGTACCAACTTCGAGAAATCCATTATGGAGACATACAcggtgtttaaccaaaaatagggatttcggtcaaagcttattTTTAGAAGAACATAATCAAGTAGAAATAGGAACAATTGATGTAAATAATTACTGAAtagaaagcaaagtaaatcagtatattccaatagtatttcgtgtccttagaAATGTTCAGTCCTCATCTTTTATAGTTATTTCTAAGTAATACGTTTTTCTCCTTTCAGAATGGAGTCATTATGGACAATTAATGGCatttaatgtaacgttataattgGTATAACTGATTCAATACAGATTCCATAACGTTTTCCGTAATTAATGCCCATTAATCACCAATGATACGTATCTATACCCCTTTTGCTATTTAGGTTTATTCTTCTGATGCGTCTTCAGAATACCAAGAGGTCCGAGCACCTATCCCTTCTTGTTTTCTTGGATCTCTGCCCTTGCCTGCCAAAGCTCGTACCTCTTCAATTATTCTTCGCCAACTGTCATTCCTttaccagtccacgtgtcatgacatgtcacctcataattaattctatacatgaacttaatttttcccaatacagtaaTCTCACCTAGAGGTGGATTCAGGATTTATATTTTATGAGTTCAGCAAGATTTTgacaagaaaaaacaaaaagatccTTAGATGCTTTTAGGAGAATCTTTTAAAAAGTTGGTTTGTGAACCAACACAATTACTTCTAGAGGTTTTGTGTAGTAGAGCACGTAGTTGCTGAATATGCAAGTTAAGCTAAAATGCATAATGTAACAAGAAACCAGCTTATGAGGTATACCTGTCCTGGTCTAGACATTCGACATCCCAGGATAGAGTTCTGTATCACATTGGCGCTGAATACATGACCGCCAACATTATAGGCAGCCTGGATTAAGCAAAAAGGTAAGACAAAATCTTACCAAACAACTCTTGACCAAAAAAATAAGTTTTTTGCACTAACCTTCAAGAGTAGAAAAACTCTCTTTCCATGTTTTTGTGGAACCCCATATGACAAAAATGCCTAGATAGAAATAGTTACAGAATATTGTCAGCTCAAAGTGGATGTGGAATTTACAGATTTCTAAAACCACAATGCTGACGTTTTAATCAAGAAGGATCATTACATGCATCACTAACGCGTTATGTATGTTAATCCAGAATGCAAGCTTCTCAGCATGACTCAACCTTTGCGGATCTATTACTTCTAGGCGAGAAACAATTGACCTGAAATGTACATCCTCAGTGAGCATTTTAAAACAAGAAATTGTTAAAGTACGTCCCATGACAGATGTCCTCACCTGAAATTTTGCAACAACGGTTCAATATCACCTAGTCTGTGTTTATCTCTATATATACATTGTACTTCAACCATTGTGCTATAAGGTCCACTGAACTCCTTCAAGCCTTCCACATGAAAAGGATTGTCCAACCGAACACTAAAAGACGAATCGTTCCTTAATCCTGGACTCCATATGTCACATTGATCCTTTGGAGAAAAGGCACTCATTGAGGACAAGGATGAGGTTGGTGACGAGAGACACGGATTTATTCGTGGAGGATCAGCAATTTTGCAATATATGGTGCACATGCACCTTACCATGTCCTCAGACAGCTTATTTGGTGCCTCTGGAACATGGTCAGAGATGCGCGTGCCAAGATGCTCTGCCAAACTGATTAAATTTGAACAAGAACTCTGTGCATACTGCAAAGAATTCATCACATAGAAACTCTCAGTCCTCCAACTTTCATTGTTCTATACAGGGAAAACCATCGCACACTAACATGATATATATGTAGATGATAAATAATAATTAATGCCTCCTTCCCTCAAAAAGGAGAAACTGCAATACAAATTTATCTCTTTTGCAACTTACCTCCATCATAGAAAAAGGTTGAGACTGACAAGCACGCAAAGCTTTCCCTGGTATTTCCTCTGATAGGGGAGCTCTATTTGACGGAGCTGAATGTTGAGTTAATGAGGAATGGCTTCGATGAACTCCAGGTTCTTTAACTTTGTCTTGTGTCGTGCTATTGGTTTCATTCCATGGATTTGATACTGATTGGCAATCAAATTGAGCATAAGAATTTTCCCTTCTCACCATCACATCAGATTCAGAAAATTCAAGGCACCTTCTTATTTGGGTACTTTGTGGTGATCTTAGTTTATCATCGTTTACGGGAGGAGACAAGGATGAGATTTGTTGATCAAATGCTTTACGGTATAATGAGAGAAGATAGTGTTCCAAATGCACTACTTCCAACTCTAGTACAGCAATTTCTCTAATCAGTTCTGTTGTTGGCTGGATTCAATTGAATAGAGTACTCTCAGCATATGACCGTTATAGAGGGTATTAaaaacaacatgaaaataaagaaaagttcCACTTTGACAAGAATAACCATGAGTGAAACAGTAATAAACATAGCTATGGCAAATTGACAATAGAGTATATGAGCCTTACACTTAGCTATGTTAACAAAGAGATGTGAGAGGTGTCAAATGCTCAATTACATTTTTCTCAAAATGGAAGTAATCAGAATTATGAGTCATATTATATTATGTGATACGATAGGAAGGAGCAGAAGGAGGTACCATAGACATTGAGGCGAGATGAGTGATGTTTTGTGAGAAAGATTTACATTCTAATGCTTTCTCTAGAGCACATGGAACTGCGCCTTGGTTCTGTAATCTTCTCTCGAGCTGCATTATCTGTAGAGACGTATTTTCAACTAACATAGATATTAATAATCTGTTGATAAACCACTAGAAACAATTTTATAATCTCAGTTTCCTTACCTCTTGCCTCAAAGAACTCTGGACTTCAGCCTTAGATGAATGTTTCTTCTTGCTCCCAGTACAGTCTTTCGTGTGAACCATTTCCTAGAGAAAAGAAACAGTATATCCTAAATTATTCAAAATTCTTGGTATTTCTAGGGGCATGTTCCTTGTTCTTTTGACACTGAGCAGTTTAACGTGATGTAAAAACCAACTTGAAAGCAAAGAAGGAAGATAAGGTACAAAGGAAGTCCCGCTCTTCCTTTCCTTTACCACCCatttttaacttgtaactttGTAGTCACATTCTGGTATGAAAGCTAAAATATCAGAAGAGGAAGGACACATGGAAGCTTCCTTACCAACTTCAATTGATTAGATGCCTCTACTGAATGATCCACATTGTCATCAAATCCTCGTCTATATATATAGACGGGAAGCCGCAGCCGTGGAAATCAAATACTATACACATCACCCGGAAATCATAGAATGGAATGTCATACTAAATAACTTTTCCAGAGCGCACAATGGCTCCTACAGTGAACAAACTTCCTTCAAAGAACTAAAGCAGCAGGAAATTAAGATGATAAGGAAATGACAAGTACATATTCACATAAGCCCTTCTAATTCCCTTTTCCATACTTGTTAGAAAACCTTTCAAATAATGAAAAGGAACCAAGAAAATAACAACAATGTCAGCTTGCAAAGCGAATACATAGTAGTAACAAAGATTTGATTTTGGGACTGTTATTTGTACAAGAGTACTCCATTATCTACTACAGGCAACACATCAAATTAAAAGTTCTTTTAACTTAGAGAAACCCCAAATGAAAAGATAGAGAAACAGAGATTAAATATATACAATAACAAGTAGAACAAATCCAATGGCTACCTCTTAGAACGCTTGTGTTTAGAGTTGTTCCCTTGTATTGCAATAGGCCAATAGCTCCAAGTGATTAACGCCCTTTTGCACATTCTCTTCCAAGAATTAACTGACCATCTCTTTAAAACTTTACATGAACAGATGCTGAAGTTTGAACATTACGGAGCTTGCTAATACATAAAAATAGCCAAGAAAAAGCAGCCCTTTTGACGGTGAGTTAAAATAACTATTGTGCTATTTGCTAAAATCTGTAACATGCAGAGTCCCAATATAGCTTTTTGGCAGTAAAAGGGAAGGCGAGCGTAGCTTTTTCTACAAATAGCACATTAAATCTGCTACTACTACAGCTCTAAATGTCAAAGGGTGTCCAAAAGTAAAGATCTTTACTTGAACTGAAGGAAAGCTCTTTGAAGTGATGGTGGCAGAATGAAGAGCAAATTAAAACTACTAGTACTATATTTTAAGACAAACAGAAAGTTGTAAGCTTGAAAAGTTAGAGGTCTCCTGACACACTTAAAACAAATGTTCAGTGGATCCAACCACCTCATAAAACTATATTGTATATTTTTGCGTGTATATTTTCTACCCGCACAAGGCAGAGGAAGCTCCGTGTAAGCACTAGCCTTCTCGGACTTCACGTGTGGGAATATATTAGACTACAGAGGTGGATGTAGTGTGTAAGCAATGGGTTCAATTAAACCTATAACTTTCGATATGAACTCATAACATAAAAAAAAtaccgtttggattagctgattgtaaATAGCTGATAAGCTTGAAGTGCAGAAACTGATTTTTTAAATAAGtatttacgtgtttggatagacgTGATGAAACTGATAACAACCAGTTGATGTGTTTGGTAGAAGAGTGCTCATAAGatgttcttttattaaaatgactaaaatatctttaaaatctTTACAAAAGATTATGAATTAAAAAGTTTATTTGTAAAGAAAAGGATAAACAACAAATATGGAATGAAGAGAAAGTTaggaaatttattttggaaaaaatattttgtgaatttaaaaatattattaaggataaattaGTAAAAACCTTGGTCAAACTAAAAATGTTTATAAGTTAAAAGTCATAAGTTggggtgaccaacttatgactgactttaacttataagcactttgggTGTTTACCAAACGCCTAGATAAGCGAAAAGTTGTTTATAAGCCAGTTTGATCAACTTATAAGTTTAGTCAAACACCCTcataatgggttcaatgctaaaaatcttaaaagtCGAACCCACAATATTTAAATCCGGGATCCTTGGCTTGTTGTTTTTGTGTGTATATTTCCATTATTGATGTATGATTCCTGCCATATAACCATTATTTGCCTACTAAGTAAGTAtaagggaaaatgcataagtaccctcCTGACCTATAAccgaatttttaattaaatattttatttttgcgAAGATCCTACTACCCCTCAACTATTTTTAAATGGAATTAGTATACTATGACAGAAGAGAGTGTATGCCACCCTCCTTGGGAGagtgagaaagagagagaatgctgaaattttatttttatagtatttttataaaatatactatttttttccacttgtttttttttttcttttcctttcctttcctaTAGTTTTGTTACTTATAGTTTGGCCGAAAATTAGTTCCGGCATTCTCCATATTTTCCGGTGAGATCGAATTGaagattttattcttttctctccaTATTTCACTACACTTTATAAATGATTACTGCTATTTTTAATCTCTTCTCTCACCTCTTATACACTTTTAATTGCAATTGCTTCTCACAAAAAGGACTGAAAAAATCTTGTCTCAAGATCAATTTTCGATTAAACCCATAAGAAGCCCGCAAAAGACTGAACAAGAAGAAGGGTTGAGtcctatttttttaattaatcaaattacGTAAAAGAAAGAATAAGGAAGAAGAATGTGGTTGTTGATTGTTGGTTGCCATAAAGTTTTATAGGAGCTCACCATTTTCGGTCTGCTTCTTCAACCAAAAAAAATTTGGCTACTTCACTTGTGGGTTGGGGATGGAAGAAGGTGGGATGTACGAAAAgggaatttttaaaaattataaaaaagtgAGTTGGGAAAAGAAGTAGAtgaggaaaaaaaataattttagtagAAAATACATATGTCAGGCGTGTATTTCACCACTAAATATAGATGTAGTAGTAGCATTTCAGGGTGATACTAAATTATTTCCCAAAATGTTTTGAAATGCTATTATTTATGGTAAATATTACTTCATTAATTACGTATTTTATAAAAAAGGTACAAATTTCACTGTGACCAAATAAAAGTGAATGGAGTACAAAGTGTAATAGTGTAAGGCCAGAAACAGAAATGGGGAAACAGTGGTCCTAGTTATCTGTTTAaagaaaaaatgtaaaataaaaactGAAACTTCTATTTTATCTTACTGTCCATTCTTATATGAAGTGATTCGGATGGGCATCTTCCAATGCGGTACACAAATGATAGTTAAAAAAGTGTTTGCCAATAAAGAAATATAATTTGTTGGAATAAATGAAGCATCATCAATTTTCAAATGAATCTGACAAACATGCTGTGGGTTCATGAATAAGTGAGCTGTTTTAGCTATATTCTTTAAATTGTGGATTACAAAAAACAACATGCCTATTATATTGCTTTTAATCTTTTACTTATTATATGCGCAAAAATCCAAGATACTGAGATCTTCTGAAATTTAATTTGGTTGTTTTTTTTGCACCATATCTGCTAAGATACCCATCTGTCTTTCTGATTATAATTTCAAAACATGATTATTAATTACGAAGCTTCTGCTTTCAAGAAAATCTCACTACTAAAATGGTCAAACAGATATTAAATAAAAGGCAATCTGACGTGGTTTCTAGTGTTGTAACTCTTCAAAAATGTTCGACTGCTACATTTCCTAGAAGGTCCAGAGACAGTTGCTGCAATTTAAAAGTTTCGAGAAATCAATCGCCAAATTCAACCTAAATGGTGGAATCAGACAAATTAGAAGTAACATCAATAGTAAGGTAACTTGATCCAAACCTAGTTACTAGCTAATTTACTTCAATTCCAAATGGAGGTCGCGCCTTAAATTCCCCCACGTGGTGTCAATTAGTAATAAACAGTGGATTGACGGTAAGAAAGGAGcgttggagcaacggtaaaggtACCTTCGTGTGACCTAAAGTCACGGGTTCGAGTCGTGACATCAGCCGCTGATGGTTGCATTGGGGTGCGACATTCCCCGAACTCTGCGTGAACGTGAGATACTCCATGCACCGAGTTGCGATTTTTTAGTGGATTGGACTGCATTAGATTTAAAATTACTTTATTAAGAAGTATGTGTTGGGCTCAACCAATccaaagatactcttaacatgATGCAATATTTTCGCTTTAGGCCAAGCCTGCACGGTTTTTCCCAAAAGGTCTCACATCATTAAAAGATCTCTATACCTTATATGTAAGCTCCCAGTCTTTTCTactaccaatgtgggactttgttcGCACGCCTAATAATCCTCCTCGAACAAAGTTCCACATCGCTCACTACCACGATTTACGGGTCCCCGTCGAACTAAGTTCTATGTGGCCCATTACCACGATCCACGGGTCAATTTCGGAGATTCACATTATGGCACCGAAGCCCGCAACTAGCTTCTTCTTGTGTCTATGCCACCCCTCACCATCACTTTGCCATCTCCATACTCGTCCCGCCAAACCtgggctctgataccagttgttgggctCAACCAACTCAGATActcttaacatggtgtgatattgtccgctttcgGCCAAGCTAGTACGGTTTTTTCCAAAAGGCCTCACATCATTAAGAGATCCATGCATCTTATACGTAGCCTCTCAATCTTTTCAGTTACTAATGTGGGACTTTGTTCGTACACCCAACAATATTCATTTTGACCATACCGATAAAAGATGCATTGCTTAGTTTTGACATTCAATTTCGATCTCTCATCTATAAgaacatgcacacaagctttGCACCCACAAACACTCAAGTAATCATAAGAAACATCTTTGGCAAACCAAATTCTGTTTGGGACATCACCATCCAAAGCAATAACAGGAGATAAATTGATAACATAAGCAACAGTATTAAGTGCTTCCGCCCAAAATGTATTTGGAAATTTAGCCTCTGAAAGCAAGCATTTATCTCTCTCAACTAGAATTCTATTCATCCTCTCTGCCAAACCATTCAATTGAGGCATCTTGGGTGGAGTTTTCTAATGACGAATTTCTTGTTCTTTACAATAATTATCAAAGGGACCACAATATTCACCATTATTGTCAGTATGAACGCATTTTAATCGTTTCCACGTCTGTTCCTCAACTAAGGCCTGAAATTCCTTAAACACGCCAAGTGCTTGATCTTTGGGTTTCAAAGGATACACCCAGAGCTTGcgagaatgatcatcaatgaaggtTACAAAGTAAATTGTACCATcttttgactttactttaaaaGGACCACACAAATTAGAGTATACTAGCTCAAATAATTCGGGTTTTCTTGAAGGATGATAGCTATGAAAGGAAATCATTTTCTATTTTACAGCTAAACAATGGAGACACCTTTTCAGCTTTGCTTATTTCACTCCATGAAGAAAACGTTCTTAGCCAAACACGTAATCCCCCTCTCGCTCATAGGACtcagtcttttgtgccacaattCTGATAAAGTGTCACTTTCCGCCAGGTAAATGGAGTCATTAAGAATAGATCCCCGTGTCATATATAAATGTGAAGCCTTGACTCCTCGAGCTACTACTAATGAGCCTTTGGTGAGCTTCCATTGTCCATTAAAGAGGATTATGGTAATCTCCATCATCTGACCTTCCTGCGGAGATCAAATTGAAAGGAAAGTATGCAgtatgtttgacattttgaagAACTAACGTTGAATCAttattagttttcaaacaaaCTGTGCTGACACCAAACACCTTAACTTCATTGACATTGCCATCTTTAACACTCCAAAATCAATAGAAGTATAAGATGAGAAAAAGTTTTTTCTTGGTGTTACATGTGAGCCTGTGAGGTAGCTCCAGAATCTACTATCCAGCTCGTCTCATGGGATACTAAATTGATGTCGTTTCAATCATAAACAAAAAGAAGGTCATCTCGAAAAATAGCAGTaatg
Proteins encoded in this region:
- the LOC107826415 gene encoding uncharacterized protein LOC107826415, which codes for MVHTKDCTGSKKKHSSKAEVQSSLRQEIMQLERRLQNQGAVPCALEKALECKSFSQNITHLASMSMPTTELIREIAVLELEVVHLEHYLLSLYRKAFDQQISSLSPPVNDDKLRSPQSTQIRRCLEFSESDVMVRRENSYAQFDCQSVSNPWNETNSTTQDKVKEPGVHRSHSSLTQHSAPSNRAPLSEEIPGKALRACQSQPFSMMEYAQSSCSNLISLAEHLGTRISDHVPEAPNKLSEDMVRCMCTIYCKIADPPRINPCLSSPTSSLSSMSAFSPKDQCDIWSPGLRNDSSFSVRLDNPFHVEGLKEFSGPYSTMVEVQCIYRDKHRLGDIEPLLQNFRSIVSRLEVIDPQRLSHAEKLAFWINIHNALVMHAFLSYGVPQKHGKRVFLLLKAAYNVGGHVFSANVIQNSILGCRMSRPGQWLRLLLSSRGKLKVGDEIQAYAIEHPEPLLHFALCSGNHSDPAVRVYTPKRVFQELEAAKEEYIRAAFGVKKNHKVVLPKVVESFAKDCGLCTAGVMEMIQQCLPESLIRSIKKIQQENSRKNIEWIPHNFAFRYLIMKELVK